The sequence GGTCTCATCATAATCACGGGTGATAGCCGAAGTATCGTATCGCTTTCCATCCAGTAAAATACCCGGTTTTTCGTTGCCAGGCTCTCCAAATCGGATTAATTTCATAACGCTAAGTATTGTTTAAATATTCAATTTTCAACGATGAACACCTGCAGGCTCCTGGGTCCATGTGCACCGATGACCAATGATTGCTCAATATCGGCTGTTTTGGACGGGCCTGCAATGAATACGCCATACGCCGGATTTTGCCGGCCCATTACCCCATAAGCCTGGTGCATATTGCCCACCAGGGTTTCCTTTTCGATCAGCAATATTAAATGTTGTGTAATAAAAGGCAGTACCCTTTCCACACAATCTTTATCTGTTAACCATATAGCGCCGTTCTCCGCTACGCCCAGTTGCCCTTTTAAGACCACTACATCCAGTAAGGCCACTTCTTTCAGCAGTTCCTTGTTGGAAGCGGTATCGCCTGCTATAAAATTGGCAATGCGTTGGGCGTCGGGGTATATTGCTTGTATCTTTTGCGTCAGCTCCTGCTGGCTCTTCAATAGTGTTACAGCGCCGCCGGCCTTGGTAATGGCTGCCGTGAAGGCTGCTACCAGGTCATTCGCCGCATAAGTAAAAGAAGGTAGCTCCGGTAAAGATACCAGTGCTGGTTTGTTCTGTTTGGCTGCGTTTAATATTTTATCTCTGCTCACTAATAAACCTATTATTTGTTTCCGTTCTTCTTATACCACTCCCGGAAGCTCTCTTTCGGTGGCTCGGGCAATTCCCGTTGCCGGGCCCAGGGATTCAGCTTTTTATTCAAGGCCAGCGAAGGGAACCAGCGCAGGAACCTGCGCGCCCATTTGCCCGCAAAACTAT comes from Paraflavitalea devenefica and encodes:
- a CDS encoding LutC/YkgG family protein — its product is MSRDKILNAAKQNKPALVSLPELPSFTYAANDLVAAFTAAITKAGGAVTLLKSQQELTQKIQAIYPDAQRIANFIAGDTASNKELLKEVALLDVVVLKGQLGVAENGAIWLTDKDCVERVLPFITQHLILLIEKETLVGNMHQAYGVMGRQNPAYGVFIAGPSKTADIEQSLVIGAHGPRSLQVFIVEN